A part of Manduca sexta isolate Smith_Timp_Sample1 chromosome 10, JHU_Msex_v1.0, whole genome shotgun sequence genomic DNA contains:
- the LOC115452155 gene encoding heat shock protein 60A codes for MLRLPRVVRQSISLHKSQQLTRSYAKDVRFGADVRALMLQGVDILADAVAVTMGPKGRNVILEQSWGSPKITKDGVTVAKGVELKDKFQNIGAKLVQNVANNTNEEAGDGTTTATVLARAIAKEGFEKISKGANPIEIRRGVMLAVDAVKDKLKGMSKPVTTPEEIAQVATISANGDTAIGQLIADAMKKVGRDGVITVKDGKTLTDELEIIEGMKFDRGYISPYFINSSKGAKVEFQDALVLFSEKKISNVQTIIPALELANQQRKPLIIVAEDVDGEALSTLVVNRLKIGLQVAAVKAPGFGDNRKSTLSDMAIATGGVVFGDDANLIKIEDVQLADFGQVGEVIITKDDTLLLKGKGKKSDIDRRAEQIRDQIQETNSEYEKEKLQERLARLASGVAVLHVGGSSEVEVNEKKDRVNDALNATRAAVEEGIVPGGGSALLRCIPVLEALKTANSDQATGVDIVKKALKMPCMTIARNAGIDGSVVVAKVEDLGPEFGYDALNNEYVNMIEKGIIDPTKVVRTALTDASGVASLLTTAEAVICEIPQEKEPNPMAGMGGMGGMGGMGGMGGMM; via the coding sequence ATGTTGCGCTTACCTCGCGTTGTTCGTCAGAGCATCTCATTACACAAATCGCAACAACTAACACGATCTTACGCAAAAGATGTGAGGTTCGGCGCTGATGTAAGAGCCCTCATGCTGCAGGGCGTAGACATTCTGGCCGACGCCGTCGCCGTCACAATGGGTCCAAAAGGCAGAAACGTTATTCTAGAACAATCATGGGGCTCACCGAAAATCACAAAGGACGGTGTCACAGTCGCCAAGGGTGTCGAACTCAAGGACAAATTCCAGAACATTGGCGCTAAACTAGTGCAAAATGTTGCGAACAACACAAACGAGGAAGCCGGCGACGGCACGACCACAGCCACCGTGCTTGCCAGGGCCATCGCTAAGGAAGGTTTCGAAAAGATCTCGAAGGGCGCTAATCCGATCGAGATCCGTCGCGGCGTGATGCTCGCTGTCGACGCGGTCAAGGACAAGCTGAAAGGTATGTCGAAACCGGTCACCACCCCCGAGGAAATCGCGCAGGTCGCGACCATCTCGGCCAACGGCGACACCGCTATCGGTCAACTCATCGCTGACGCAATGAAGAAGGTGGGCAGAGACGGCGTGATCACTGTCAAGGACGGCAAAACTCTTACCGACGAGCTAGAGATCATTGAAGGTATGAAATTCGACAGAGGTTATATTTCACCATATTTCATCAACTCCTCCAAAGGTGCCAAAGTTGAATTCCAAGATGCCCTGGTATTATTCTCTGAGAAGAAAATCAGCAATGTGCAGACCATTATCCCCGCATTGGAGTTGGCTAACCAACAGAGGAAGCCACTGATCATTGTCGCAGAGGATGTAGATGGTGAGGCACTCTCGACCCTGGTAGTTAACAGACTTAAAATTGGTCTCCAAGTTGCAGCTGTCAAAGCTCCAGGTTTTGGTGACAACCGCAAATCTACACTCAGTGACATGGCCATCGCTACTGGTGGAGTTGTCTTTGGGGATGATGCAAACCTCATCAAGATTGAGGATGTCCAGCTGGCTGATTTCGGACAGGTGGGTGAAGTGATCATCACAAAAGATGACACACTCTTGTTGAAGGGCAAAGGAAAGAAATCTGATATTGACAGGAGAGCTGAACAAATCCGTGATCAAATTCAAGAGACTAACTCTGAATATGAGAAGGAGAAGTTGCAGGAGCGTCTCGCCAGGCTTGCGTCTGGTGTTGCTGTGCTCCATGTTGGAGGGTCCAGTGAGGTTGAAGTCAATGAAAAGAAAGACAGAGTCAATGATGCTCTCAATGCTACTCGCGCCGCAGTTGAGGAAGGTATTGTCCCTGGTGGTGGCTCTGCTCTCCTCAGATGTATCCCAGTCTTGGAAGCTCTCAAGACTGCCAACAGTGACCAAGCAACTGGTGTAGATATTGTTAAGAAAGCCCTCAAAATGCCCTGTATGACCATTGCACGTAATGCAGGCATTGATGGATCCGTAGTAGTTGCTAAAGTAGAGGACCTGGGACCTGAATTTGGTTATGATGCTTTAAATAATGAGTATGTTAACATGATTGAGAAGGGTATCATTGACCCAACAAAGGTCGTAAGAACAGCACTAACAGATGCCAGTGGTGTTGCCTCTCTCTTAACGACCGCTGAAGCTGTGATCTGTGAAATTCCACAAGAGAAGGAGCCCAACCCCATGGCAGGCATGGGCGGTATGGGCGGCATGGGAGGCATGGGTGGCATGGGCGGCATGATGTAA